Proteins encoded within one genomic window of Psilocybe cubensis strain MGC-MH-2018 chromosome 2, whole genome shotgun sequence:
- a CDS encoding Cytochrome P450 monooxygenase 91, giving the protein MAILQIISALTVLWISLGFLRRRLYPTVLENVPGPPGESWIAGSLNYKSDRLLVFDQKAMYHVLVKDYNIYEETDSFIEGNKIMFGHGIFTSLGDEHRRHRRMLNPVFSSAHMRQMDVFLNKVQNGPQEVDVVNWMTRLALELIGQSGLGYSFDELTETSPQHKYGLMSKKLVTMQGDEFVRDWVMPRLTRIGTPAFRKFLVDLMPFEAIAGMKEIVNVLHDTSVLIFETKKKALAEGDEAVQNQITFTIFVNPLSMKRNVLASDEDKLSDEEVLAQITSLTFAATDTTSGALSRILHQLAIHKDAQDRVREEIKEARRENGGQDIGYDELATLPYLDAVCRETLRLYPPISWVPREANEDVILPLSKPIRGLNGEEIREIPVPKGTNVSVSLLAANRDPDLWGPDALEWKPERWLNPLPEALVEAHVPGIYSHLMTFLGGGRSCLGFKFSQLEMKVVLTLLLENLEFSLSKQPIIWQMFAISTPNVDPDSVIPTMPMIISMAK; this is encoded by the exons ATGGCTATCCTGCAGATCATATCCGCTCTTACAGTTCTATGGATCTCCTTGGGTTTCCTCAGGCGGCGTCTCTATCCAACAGTACTAGAAAATGTTCCGGGGCCTCCTGGCGAGTCTTGGATTGCAG GCTCTTTGAATTAT AAGTCGGATAGGCTCCTCGTATTCGATCAGAAGGCCATGTACCATGTTTTGGTCAAG GACTATAACATCTATGAAGAAACAGACTCTTTTATCGA GGGAAATAAAATTATGTTTGGACATGGCATATTCACTTCGCTAG GGGACGAACATAGGCGCCAtaggaggatgttgaaccCTGTCTTCTCAAGTGCTCATATGCGACAAATGG ACGTGTTCCTCAACAAGGTTCAGAATGGGCCACAAGAG GTGGACGTTGTCAATTGGATGACACGCCTGGCGTTGGAACTCATTGGGCAAAGCGGTCTCGGTTACTCGTTCGACGAATTAACCGAAACCAGCCCTCAACATAAATATGGTTTGATGTCGAAGAAACTTGT TACCATGCAAGGGGACGAATTTGTCCGAGACTGGGTTATGCCGAGGCTCACTAGAATTGGCACACCTGCGTTCCGTAAATTTCTGGTCGATTTGATGCCGTTTGAGGCAATTGCTGGCATGAAAGAGATCGTGAATGTCTTGCACGATACCTCCGTGCTGATCTTTgaaacgaagaaaaaggcATTAGCTGAGGGAGATGAAGCCGTGCAAAACCAG ATTACTTTTACTATATTCGTTAATCCTCTTTCCATGAAACGAAACGTCCTGGCGTCAGATGAAGACAAGCTCTCTGACGAGGAGGTTTTGGCACAAATCAC CTCGTTGACGTTCGCTGCAACTGATACTACCTCCGGGGCTCTGTCCCGTATTCTTCACCAGTTGGCTATCCACAAAGACGCCCAAGACAGGGTCAgagaagaaatcaaagaagCGAGACGGGAGAATGGTGGACAAGACATTGGCTATGACGAATTGGCTACACTACCCTACCTTGACGCGGTATGCAGAGAGACTCTCCGGCT TTATCCCCCGATTTCATGGGTTCCAAGAGA GGCCAATGAAGATGTTATACTTCCTCTATCCAAGCCGATCAGAGGTTTGAATGGCGAAGAAATTCGGGAAATACCTGTTCCCAAGGGGACCAATGTCAGCGTCTCACTTCTAGCAGCTAACAGAGACCCAGATCTGTGGGGACCTGACGCACTTGAATGGAAACCTGAGAGGTGGTTGAACCCTCTTCCTGAAGCTTTGGTCGAAGCCCATGTACCCGGAATATACTCACATTT GATGACATTCCTGGGAGGCGGTCGGTCCTGTCT TGGATTCAAATTTTCCCAACTGGAGATGA AGGTTGTCCTCACTTTGTTGCTGGAAAATCTTGAATTTTCGCTCAGCAAACAACCGATTATCTGGCAAATGTTTGCCATATCCACACCCAACGTCGATCCCGACAGTGTGATACCCACCATGCCGATGATCATCAGCATGGCTAAGTAG
- a CDS encoding Cytochrome P450 monooxygenase 91 produces MPPLPTIITSLAILWLSFRLIRRRLFPTALERIRGPPGESWITGSLSQLQHHKAWNFHQHIVDTYGSVVRTKGAFGADNLYLFDPKAMHHILVKDQHIYEETDSFIEGNKIMFGSGIFTSLGDEHRRHRKMLNPVFSSAHMRHMVPIFYDVTRKVKNLLVAKTQTGPQEIDVVSWMTRLAMEIIGQSGLGYTFDDLTENGVQHEYVVVSKRLVTMQGNEFIRDFVMPKIARIGTRSFRKFVVDIMPFAAVKEMKNIIDVLYRTSVEIFESKKEAIAKGDEALAAQVGKGKDIISILMKANMLADEGEKLSDAEVIAQITSLTFAATDTTSGALSRILHQLAMHPDVQAKLRQELNDARKANGAEDLDYDQLVSLPFLDAVCRETLRLYPPVSMVQRVTRQDAVLPLLNPIKDCNNNEIREIPLPKGTTVLVSILASNRDPNIWGPDAHEWKPERWLNPLPENLIAAHVPGIYSHLMTFLGGGRSCIGFKFSQLEMKAVISLLLQNLEFSLGRKKIIWQMFGIAQPNIDPDSVNPTMPMMISSVQCEA; encoded by the exons ATGCCTCCCCTTCCGACTATCATCACCTCTCTCGCCATTTTGTGGCTCTCATTTCGCCTTATCCGTCGTCGTCTGTTTCCAACTGCCCTCGAGAGAATTCGTGGTCCACCTGGAGAGTCGTGGATCACAG GATCTCTCAGCCAATTGCAGCATCATAAAGCCTGGAATTTTCACCAGCATATTGTCGATACAT ATGGGAGCGTCGTGAGGACTAAGGGTGCATTCGGG GCGGATAATCTCTATCTTTTCGACCCGAAAGCCATGCACCATATTCTTGTCAAG GATCAGCACATTTACGAAGAAACTGACTCTTTCATCGA AGGAAATAAAATCATGTTTGGTTCTGGAATTTTCACGTCGTTGG GAGACGAACATCGGAGACATCGAAAAATGCTCAATCCCGTCTTCTCTAGCGCTCACATGCGCCATATGG TCCCCATATTCTATGATGTTACACGGAAG GTGAAAAATCTCCTAGTCGCCAAGACTCAGACAGGACCGCAAGAG ATTGACGTCGTAAGTTGGATGACACGTCTTGCGATGGAGATTATAGGTCAAAGTGGGCTTGGCTACACATTCGACGACCTAACCGAAAATGGTGTCCAACACGAGTACGTCGTTGTCTCTAAACGGTTGGT CACAATGCAAGGAAACGAGTTCATACGCGATTTTGTAATGCCCAAAATAGCCAGAATTGGGACTCGTTCGTTCCGAAAGTTCGTTGTCGACATCATGCCATTTGCAGCCGTCAAAGAGatgaaaaatattattgatgtGCTGTACCGAACTTCTGTGGAAATCTTTGAATCAAAGAAAGAGGCCATTGCGAAGGGAGACGAAGCACTTGCAGCCCAGgtgggaaagggaaaagacATCATTAGCATTCTGA TGAAAGCAAATATGCTGGCCGACGAAGGGGAGAAGCTTTCGGACGCCGAGGTCATCGCTCAGATAAc GTCTTTGACATTTGCGGCCACTGATACAACCTCAGGTGCCCTGTCTCGAATCTTACACCAGCTTGCCATGCACCCGGATGTTCAGGCTAAACTGCGTCAGGAATTGAACGACGCGAGAAAGGCCAACGGAGCTGAAGACCTTGATTACGATCAACTTGTGTCCCTGCCATTCTTGGATGCAGTATGCAGAGAAACGCTTCGCCT ATATCCCCCAGTATCTATGGTTCAAAGAGT CACCCGTCAGGACGCCGTATTGCCCCTGCTTAATCCTATCAAAGATTGTAATAACAACGAAATCCGAGAAATCCCCCTACCAAAAGGTACCACCGTACTTGTATCAATTCTCGCATCAAACAGAGATCCAAATATTTGGGGGCCGGACGCTCACGAGTGGAAACCCGAGAGATGGCTTAACCCACTTCCCGAAAATTTGATTGCTGCCCATGTCCCTGGTATATATTCGCACTT AATGACTTTCCTCGGCGGAGGAAGATCCTGCAT CGGATTCAAGTTTTCTCAATTGGAAATGA AGGCCGTCATCTCTTTACTCTTACAAAACCTGGAGTTCTCTCTTGGGCGGAAAAAGATTATTTGGCAGATGTTTGGAATTGCTCAGCCCAACATTGATCCGGATAGCGTGAATCCAACTATGCCCATGATGATATCAAGTGTTCAATGTGAGGCATAA
- a CDS encoding Para-nitrobenzyl esterase produces MSGYSFMQIFGQVMESQPSELQDDDDKSCPSAELTTNYPARIFRDLEGLGIAGFFQNLLSNLPLAATARVDGLTVQTVQGPVSGTLVSQNVRQFLGVPYAVAQRWEAPANPPNRTSVFKASNFSATCPQNLTPIFKEALVLAGGQGIDIPESEDCLTVNIWAPSIKRQQQTAVLVWIYGGGFQFGSVKSNLPQYSGENFVNDHDDITVVTFNYRLNIFGQPNSPQLANTTSSQNFGLLDINAAIHWVHANIGAFGGDPDRITIFGQSAGGLAVDAYTYAHPNDTVVKGAIEQSGNLGFATSGFIASSTIDGTWNTLASSVGCGNVSDSAQLACMKAVPFRTLRDVVSESGLTFNLLFDNITIFSDIQERAKAGNFLQVPLLGGSTLNEANVLTVAADVAGLSPPTSPFVSEVVSDVQTQVNWTCPAGSAAQDRVNAGVPTWRYQYQAVFSNISPRPDLGSYHLSEIPIVFGTYKTVNPSIPVTPNERALSKYIQGAWVAFAKNPRRGLIDYGWPLYNATTNSTVVLGNFMNSTGTVFTKGATLDSTCGSVTQLLDFAAFVTQV; encoded by the exons ATGTCAGGCTATTCATTTATGCAAATTTTTGGCCAGGTCATGGAATCACAACCGTCGGAGCTgcaagatgacgacgacaaaTCTTGTCCCAGTGCTGAGTTGACAACAAACTATCCCGCTCGCATCTTTCGAGACTTGGAAGGACTGGGGATAGCGGGGTTCTTCCAGAATTTACTCTCAAA CTTGCCTCTGGCCGCTACTGCAAGGGTAGATGGCTTGACAGTCCAAACGGTACAGGGACCTGTATCTGGCACATTGGTCTCCCAAAATGTTCGCCAATTTCTCGGGGTACCCTATGCAGTGGCTCAGCGTTGGGAGGCGCCTGCCAACCCACCGAATCGAACATCTGTCTTCAAAGCCAGCAATTTCAGTGCTACATGTCCGCAGAATCTCACTCCGATTTTTAAAGAAGCCCTGGTACTTGCGGGAGGACAAGGAATAGATATTCCAGAGTCAGAGGACTGCCTGACAGTCAATATTTGGGCACCGAGCATAAAGCGACAGCAACAAACGGCGGTTCTCGTCTGGATTTATGGTGGAGGTTTCCAATTTGGCTCGGTAAAG AGCAATCTACCTCAGTACAGTGGTGAGAACTTCGTAAACGATCACGACGACATCACGGTCGTGACATTCAACTATCGTTTGAACATATTCGGCCAACCAAACTCACCCCAGCTTGCAAACACAACGTCTTCTCAGAACTTTGGTCTACTTGATATCAATGCAGCTATTCATTGGGTCCACGCGAACATTGGTGCATTCGGGGGCGACCCAGATCGTATCACCATATTTGGGCAAAGTGCTGGAGGTCTCGCAGTCGATGCTTATACGTATGCGCACCCGAACGATACAGTGGTGAAAG GTGCCATCGAACAGTCTGGAAA TCTTGGATTTGCGACAAGTGGTTTCATTGCCAGTTCAACCATAGACGGGACATGGAACACTTTGGCGTCGAGCGTTGGGTGTGGAAATG TTTCTGATTCCGCTCAATTGGCTTGCATGAAAGCCGTACCCTTCCGCACATTGAGGGATGTAGTCAGCGAATCGGGATTAACATTCAATCTCCTCTTTGATA ATATCACTATATTCTCCGATATCCAGGAGCGCGCAAAAGCAGGAAACTTTTTGCAAGTACCGCTTTTGGGTGGTAGCACCCTTAACGAAGCAAACGTTCTCACAGTGGCTGCTGACGTGGCAGGGCTGTCTCCACCCACTTCCCCCTTCGTTTCCGAGGTAGTTTCTGATGTACAGACTCAG GTGAATTGGACGTGCCCGGCAGGCTCTGCAGCCCAAGATCGTGTGAATGCGGGTGTACCTACATGGCGCTACCAGTATCAGG CTGTCTTCTCCAATATCTCACCACGTCCAGACCTTGGATCCTATCATCTCTCCGAAATCCCTATAGTATTTGGCACATATAAAACGGTGAACCCTTCCATCCCGGTGACGCCCAACGAAAGAGCCCTATCCAAGTATATTCAAGGCGCTTGGGTTGCTTTTGCGAAAAATCCCAGACGGGGATTAATTGACTACGGGTGGCCCTTGTACAACGCTACGACAAACAGCACAGTGGTTCTTGGAAATTTCATGAATTCGACAGGGACAGTATTCACCAAAGGAGCAACTCTCGATTCGACATGTGGAAGTGTTACACAGCTCCTCGACTTTGCGGCCTTTGTCACACAAGTCTAA
- a CDS encoding Acetylcholinesterase — protein MILSTLFLVISCSFCVAIGLKSDGLIIHTAQGPVSGTLATPNVRQFLGIPYAVAERWEAPTNPPNHTSIFKASNYSDTCPQNLSPLNKGVLLVAGGQGINVSESEDCLTANIWAPSIGRQQKTAVLIWIYGGGIQFGSSNLPQYNGEHFVNDHDDITVVTFNYRLNVFGQPNSPQLANRMLTQNFGLLDIDAAIHWVHANIGAFGGDPERITIFGQSAGALAVEAYTYAHPNDTIVKGAIEQSGNLGFATSGLLSSPTIDGTWNTLASKVGCGAVPDAAQLACMRAVPFRTLEDTVIRSGLMFNLLFDNITLFSDIPERAKAGKFLKVPLLGGSTANEGDILTVAAEVAGLSPPASPFVSEILSDVLTQVNFTCPAGSAAQDRVNAGVRTWRYQYQAVFPNISPRPDIRSYHLSEIPLIFGTYKTINPSIPITTNEISLSKYMQGAWVAFARNPDRGLVDYGWPLYDAATNSTVVLGNFLNPTGIVFTKGTILDSTCGNATQLFDFAAQISKA, from the exons ATGATCCTCTCGACCTTATTCTTGGTTATATCTTGCAGCTTCTGTGTGGCCATTGGGTTGAAGTCGGACGGCCTGATCATCCACACAGCACAGGGACCGGTATCAGGCACACTGGCTACCCCAAATGTTCGCCAGTTCCTTGGAATTCCTTACGCAGTGGCTGAACGCTGGGAGGCGCCCACCAACCCACCTAATCATACATCTATTTTCAAGGCCAGCAATTACAGTGATACATGTCCTCAGAATCTTTCCCCACTCAATAAGGGCGTGTTATTGGTTGCGGGAGGGCAAGGCATCAATGTATCAGAATCAGAGGACTGCCTCACGGCCAACATATGGGCACCAAGCATAGGGAGACAACAAAAAACGGCAGTCCTCATCTGGATATATGGTGGAGGAATTCAATTTGGCTCG AGCAATTTACCGCAGTATAATGGGGAACACTTCGTAAATGATCACGATGACATTACTGTGGTGACATTTAACTATCGTTTGAACGTATTCGGCCAACCGAACTCGCCACAGCTTGCGAACAGGATGTTAACGCAGAACTTCGGCCTACTTGATATCGATGCAGCTATTCATTGGGTGCATGCAAACATTGGTGCGTTTGGAGGCGACCCAGAGCGTATCACTATCTTTGGGCAGAGTGCCGGAGCTCTTGCCGTTGAAGCTTATACATACGCGCACCCTAATGACACCATCGTGAAAG GCGCTATCGAACAATCTGGAAA TCTTGGATTCGCAACAAGTGGTTTACTCAGCAGTCCAACCATTGACGGAACATGGAATACTTTAGCCTCAAAGGTTGGGTGTGGAGCAG TTCCAGATGCCGCTCAGCTGGCTTGTATGAGAGCTGTACCTTTCCGTACATTGGAAGATACAGTCATCCGATCAGGATTGATGTTCAATCTCCTCTTCGATA ACATTACCCTTTTCTCGGACATCCCAGAACGCGCCAAAGCTGGAAAGTTTTTGAAAGTGCCGTTGTTGGGCGGCAGCACCGCTAACGAGGGGGATATTCTCACCGTGGCTGCTGAAGTGGCTGGGCTGTCTCCGCCTGCCTCTCCCTTTGTTTCTGAGATACTCTCAGATGTACTAACCCAG GTCAATTTTACGTGCCCTGCAGGTTCTGCCGCTCAAGATCGTGTCAATGCAGGCGTTCGAACCTGGCGCTACCAATACCAAG CTGTATTTCCCAACATATCTCCACGCCCCGATATCAGGTCTTACCATCTCTCCGAAATCCCATTAATTTTCGGGACGTACAAAACGATCAATCCCTCCATTCCCATTACGACCAACGAAATCTCTCTTTCTAAGTATATGCAAGGTGCTTGGGTTGCCTTTGCAAGGAATCCAGACCGGGGGCTGGTCGATTATGGATGGCCTCTGTACGATGCTGCGACGAACAGCACGGTTGTTCTGGGAAATTTCTTAAATCCAACGGGGATCGTGTTTACCAAAGGAACAATTTTGGATTCGACTTGTGGGAACGCGACACAACTCTTCGACTTTGCAGCACAGATTTCCAAAGCCTAG